In Salisediminibacterium beveridgei, one DNA window encodes the following:
- a CDS encoding ABC transporter ATP-binding protein, translating into MNTFKRLKMFYMPYKRYFFLSILFLLLTTAFTVVYPVILQFTIDVVIGEQNFGLVPFVAIGFFLITLLKSITVYFHQYLGDLFGINAVYELRNALYKKLQYLPFRYYDNARTGDLMSRLTADVEGFRFFLSFGFAQLINIVMLISLSMGIMFYYSPSLAFLTLMSMPFLIVTVYQFDKKVHPAFTNIRKSFAGMTTKVQENISGMSTVKSLSKEGYEMGRFDDKNTDYKDKFIYTSNIWARYFPFMELIGQIAVVVLLGYGGWLVIQDELQPGVLVAFFNLVWFIINPLMNLGFIVNTFSQAKASGERLLQVLDEREDVFDKPDAVEVDRLDGHVEFKNVSHSYEGDEQLALKDIEFEAKPGTTIGLIGATGSGKTSITQLITRFYEPDRGKILIDGRPVSDYTLKTIRKNTGVVLQESFLFSSSVKDNISYGNPEASQEQIIDAAKRSDAHEFIMDLPNGYDTILGERGGGLSGGQKQRIAIARAICIDPSILILDDATSAVDMETEAKIQAAFREVMKGRTTFIIAHRISSLMHADEIIVLDHGEIIERGTHHELLRIEGGHYRHIYDIQYRDRHQFMEAGQ; encoded by the coding sequence TTGAATACATTTAAACGTCTTAAGATGTTTTATATGCCTTATAAGCGCTATTTCTTCCTGTCTATTTTATTTTTACTGCTGACAACAGCATTCACCGTCGTGTATCCTGTAATTTTGCAATTCACGATTGATGTCGTCATTGGAGAACAGAATTTCGGTTTAGTTCCTTTTGTCGCTATCGGCTTTTTCCTGATTACATTGCTGAAAAGTATAACTGTTTATTTTCATCAGTATCTTGGAGATCTGTTTGGGATCAACGCGGTGTATGAACTTCGAAATGCATTGTATAAAAAGCTTCAATATTTACCTTTCAGATATTATGACAATGCTCGGACAGGGGATTTAATGTCGAGACTGACCGCCGATGTGGAAGGGTTCCGTTTTTTTCTATCGTTTGGTTTTGCCCAGCTGATTAACATCGTGATGCTGATCAGTCTGAGTATGGGGATTATGTTTTACTATAGTCCAAGCCTTGCCTTTTTGACTTTAATGTCCATGCCGTTCCTCATTGTCACAGTGTATCAGTTTGATAAAAAAGTGCATCCTGCTTTTACGAACATCCGAAAATCGTTTGCAGGTATGACAACCAAGGTGCAGGAAAACATCAGCGGCATGTCGACCGTCAAATCGCTGTCCAAAGAAGGATATGAAATGGGCCGCTTTGATGACAAAAATACGGATTATAAAGATAAGTTTATTTATACATCCAATATCTGGGCGCGCTATTTCCCGTTTATGGAACTGATTGGTCAAATTGCTGTTGTGGTTTTACTTGGCTACGGCGGTTGGCTGGTGATTCAGGACGAACTGCAGCCTGGTGTACTGGTGGCCTTCTTCAACCTGGTCTGGTTTATTATCAATCCACTGATGAACCTGGGATTTATCGTAAATACATTCTCGCAGGCAAAAGCATCCGGCGAGCGCCTGCTTCAGGTGTTGGACGAGAGAGAAGATGTATTTGATAAGCCCGATGCAGTCGAAGTCGACCGGCTCGATGGACATGTTGAATTCAAAAACGTCAGCCACAGTTATGAAGGTGATGAACAGCTGGCTTTGAAGGATATTGAATTCGAAGCAAAACCAGGTACGACCATCGGTCTGATTGGTGCGACAGGTTCAGGTAAGACGTCGATCACGCAGCTGATTACACGGTTTTATGAACCGGATCGAGGGAAAATTCTGATCGACGGACGTCCGGTATCTGATTACACATTGAAAACCATTCGTAAAAATACCGGTGTTGTGCTACAGGAATCTTTCCTGTTCTCATCGTCGGTAAAAGACAATATTTCATACGGAAATCCGGAAGCCTCTCAAGAACAGATCATCGATGCAGCAAAGCGTTCAGATGCTCACGAGTTCATTATGGATCTTCCGAACGGTTATGACACGATCCTCGGCGAGCGAGGTGGTGGTTTGTCAGGCGGGCAAAAACAGCGTATTGCGATTGCAAGGGCTATCTGCATCGATCCGAGCATCCTGATCCTTGACGACGCAACGAGTGCCGTGGATATGGAAACAGAAGCAAAGATACAAGCAGCATTCCGGGAAGTGATGAAAGGGCGGACAACGTTTATTATCGCACATCGCATTTCATCACTTATGCATGCAGATGAGATCATTGTTTTGGATCACGGTGAAATTATCGAGCGGGGCACTCATCATGAGCTTCTCCGCATTGAAGGTGGACACTACCGTCATATTTACGATATACAATACCGGGACCGTCATCAATTCATGGAAGCCGGTCAATAG
- the pyrE gene encoding orotate phosphoribosyltransferase codes for MTTTTRDKLAELLLEIGAVSLSPDHPYTWSSGIQSPIYCDNRLLMAYPNERKQVIQAFCKAIEDMELTIDVIAGTSTAGIPHAAWISETLNLPMAYIRGSAKGHGKQNRIEGRINKGDRVLIIEDLISTGGSSIEAAESVREAGGIVTDILAIFSYNLQRSNELAKEKSIGIHTLTDFDALIESASAKGDLTSDQLKSLREWKRNPAGWK; via the coding sequence ATGACAACGACAACGCGAGATAAATTGGCTGAATTACTTCTTGAAATCGGTGCTGTTTCTTTAAGCCCGGATCATCCTTATACATGGAGTTCAGGTATTCAATCCCCAATCTATTGTGATAATCGATTGTTGATGGCATATCCGAACGAGCGAAAGCAGGTAATTCAGGCATTTTGTAAGGCGATTGAAGATATGGAACTTACGATCGATGTCATTGCAGGGACTTCTACTGCTGGGATTCCTCATGCAGCCTGGATCAGCGAAACACTGAATTTGCCGATGGCCTATATTCGCGGATCGGCAAAAGGGCACGGCAAGCAAAACCGTATTGAGGGAAGAATTAATAAAGGTGACCGGGTATTGATTATCGAAGATTTGATTTCCACAGGCGGATCGTCGATCGAAGCTGCTGAATCAGTCAGAGAAGCAGGTGGCATTGTGACGGATATACTTGCGATATTCAGCTATAATCTTCAACGTTCAAATGAATTGGCGAAAGAAAAATCGATTGGGATACACACGTTGACCGATTTTGATGCATTAATCGAAAGTGCCTCGGCAAAAGGGGATTTAACAAGTGATCAGCTTAAGTCCTTGAGGGAGTGGAAACGAAATCCGGCAGGTTGGAAATAG
- the pyrF gene encoding orotidine-5'-phosphate decarboxylase, with amino-acid sequence MRSTPLFIALDVPTKQDAMGLLHHFSDEKPAVKVGMELFYKEGPAMIYDLKVLGHEVFLDLKLHDIPETVKRSMMVLATLGIDLVNVHAAGGKRMMEAAMEGLVIGTPSGRDVPDCIAVTQLTSTSDMMLKEELHVYEPITDHVVHQGGLALQAGLKGVVCSAMEAAELKRHHPAIWTLTPGIRLKNDAPHDQIRVMTPSAARVAGSDAIVVGRGITKAENPRAAYLNYMKEWTVNDNDNAR; translated from the coding sequence ATGCGGTCAACCCCTCTCTTTATAGCATTGGATGTCCCGACGAAACAGGATGCCATGGGTTTATTGCACCATTTTTCTGACGAAAAGCCGGCGGTGAAAGTCGGAATGGAACTCTTTTATAAAGAAGGCCCTGCGATGATCTATGATTTGAAAGTTCTGGGGCATGAAGTGTTTCTGGATTTGAAACTTCATGATATCCCTGAAACCGTCAAACGCAGCATGATGGTTTTGGCGACGCTTGGAATTGATCTTGTGAATGTCCACGCTGCAGGAGGCAAACGTATGATGGAAGCAGCTATGGAAGGACTTGTTATAGGGACCCCTTCAGGAAGGGACGTTCCTGATTGTATTGCTGTCACTCAATTAACCAGTACATCAGACATGATGCTGAAGGAAGAACTGCATGTTTATGAACCGATTACGGATCATGTGGTGCATCAGGGAGGGCTTGCACTCCAAGCAGGATTGAAAGGTGTTGTTTGCAGCGCAATGGAGGCGGCAGAATTAAAACGTCATCATCCTGCGATTTGGACACTGACGCCGGGGATTCGTCTAAAAAACGATGCCCCTCATGATCAGATTCGGGTAATGACACCTTCGGCAGCAAGAGTGGCAGGCAGCGATGCAATCGTGGTTGGCAGAGGAATTACAAAAGCTGAAAATCCTCGAGCGGCCTATTTAAATTATATGAAGGAGTGGACTGTAAATGACAACGACAACGCGAGATAA
- a CDS encoding dihydroorotate dehydrogenase: MMNTTIELPGMSMKTPILPASGCYGFGQEYSQFYDLDLLGAITVKAVTAEKRLGNQVPRIAETESGMLNAIGLQNPGVDHVIEHELEALTSNNIPVLVNIAGNAPEDYVETSRKIASSGKASALELNISCPNVKSGGIQFGSDPDIAYDLTKAVKAVSDIPLYVKLSPNVTDIVAMAKAVEAAGADGLSMINTMVGMQIDVTTGQLVLANGKGGLSGPAIKPVAIRMIYDVAQEVSIPIIGMGGVQTVDDVIEFMMAGASAVAVGTANFQNPMICPELIQALPVRLKELGFENMQDVIGRSFASCGQPLSL; the protein is encoded by the coding sequence TTGATGAACACAACAATTGAACTGCCAGGTATGTCAATGAAAACCCCAATCCTTCCAGCCTCCGGCTGCTATGGTTTTGGGCAGGAATACAGTCAGTTCTATGATCTTGATCTGCTGGGTGCGATCACAGTTAAGGCGGTCACCGCTGAAAAAAGACTGGGAAATCAGGTGCCGCGAATTGCAGAAACGGAAAGTGGCATGCTCAATGCCATTGGACTGCAAAATCCAGGTGTGGACCATGTCATCGAACATGAATTGGAAGCATTAACGTCTAATAACATTCCGGTACTTGTGAATATCGCAGGGAATGCGCCGGAGGATTACGTGGAAACATCGAGGAAGATTGCTTCATCAGGTAAAGCCTCTGCGCTGGAATTAAATATTTCATGCCCGAATGTCAAATCAGGCGGGATACAGTTTGGCAGTGATCCGGATATTGCCTATGATTTAACGAAAGCTGTGAAAGCAGTCAGTGACATTCCGCTCTATGTCAAACTGTCGCCGAACGTAACAGATATTGTCGCAATGGCCAAGGCAGTGGAAGCAGCTGGCGCAGACGGACTTTCGATGATCAATACGATGGTTGGGATGCAAATTGATGTCACAACAGGACAACTGGTTTTGGCTAATGGGAAAGGAGGATTGTCTGGTCCTGCTATTAAACCGGTTGCGATCCGGATGATTTATGATGTAGCGCAGGAAGTATCAATTCCAATTATAGGCATGGGCGGGGTTCAGACAGTGGATGACGTGATTGAGTTTATGATGGCAGGCGCTTCAGCCGTGGCAGTGGGAACAGCCAATTTTCAAAATCCTATGATTTGTCCGGAGTTGATCCAGGCATTGCCGGTCAGGCTTAAAGAACTGGGATTTGAAAACATGCAAGACGTGATTGGAAGGAGTTTTGCGTCATGCGGTCAACCCCTCTCTTTATAG
- a CDS encoding dihydroorotate dehydrogenase electron transfer subunit, whose amino-acid sequence MKLTDASIVHQTLVAQEVYELKVSAPDLADAAEAGQFLHIQTGQFGQPLLRRPISIADIDRVEGTLTCLYKVVGKGTAVLAGRQENESLNILGPLGNGFPINQIERGSHVILIGGGVGIPPLYFLAKELVEKGIQCSAYLGFRSAEDVFYDKEFEEFCDVHIATEDGSYGHKGYVTDIVSTEGVVTYYACGPKPMLTKVKHQLPIQGFLSLEERMGCGVGACLACVCPTNTEQQYAKVCSDGPVFPSKEVIL is encoded by the coding sequence GTGAAATTGACGGATGCATCGATTGTTCATCAGACACTGGTGGCACAAGAAGTCTACGAGCTGAAAGTATCTGCTCCAGATCTGGCAGATGCTGCTGAAGCAGGGCAGTTTCTTCATATTCAAACCGGACAGTTCGGTCAACCTCTGTTACGGAGACCGATCAGTATTGCTGATATAGACAGGGTAGAAGGAACGCTGACTTGCCTGTACAAAGTAGTTGGGAAAGGTACCGCCGTCCTGGCGGGCAGGCAGGAAAACGAGTCGCTGAATATTCTGGGGCCGCTAGGAAATGGCTTTCCGATCAACCAGATTGAACGAGGCAGTCATGTGATCCTGATTGGTGGAGGTGTTGGAATCCCGCCGCTCTATTTTCTGGCGAAGGAACTGGTGGAAAAAGGCATTCAATGTTCTGCGTACCTCGGTTTTCGCAGTGCTGAAGACGTTTTCTATGACAAGGAGTTTGAGGAATTCTGCGATGTGCACATTGCCACTGAAGATGGCAGTTACGGTCATAAAGGCTATGTGACAGACATTGTCTCAACAGAAGGTGTAGTCACATATTACGCCTGTGGTCCTAAGCCGATGCTGACAAAAGTGAAGCATCAGCTTCCGATCCAAGGGTTTTTATCACTCGAAGAACGAATGGGATGCGGCGTTGGTGCTTGTCTTGCCTGTGTGTGTCCCACCAACACAGAACAGCAATATGCAAAAGTCTGTTCAGATGGTCCGGTATTCCCAAGCAAAGAGGTGATCCTTTGA
- the carB gene encoding carbamoyl-phosphate synthase large subunit gives MPKRTDINKILVIGSGPIIIGQAAEFDYAGTQACQALKEEGYEVVLVNSNPATIMTDTTTADKVYMEPLTVDFLSRIIRKERPDALLGTLGGQTGLNLAVELHESGILDEYGVKLLGTEVSSIRKAEDREAFRNLMNELQQPVPESDIVHSVDEAKRFAASVGLPLIVRPAYTLGGTGGGIADTMEELEIIVYGGLKSSPVNQCLIEKSISGFKEIEYEVMRDANDTAIVICNMENIDPVGVHTGDSIVMAPSQTLTDKDYQRLRNASLAIIRALEIEGGCNVQLAQDPHSDQYYIIEVNPRVSRSSALASKAAGYPIAKLSAKIAAGYRLDECINPITKVTYASFEPALDYVVTKIPRWPFDKFDAANRSLGTQMKATGEIMAIGRTFGESFLKAVRSAETGFNHLMHPDFMKMDVAELEKAVSKQHDERIFAVTEGLRRGWTVDQLIGMTMMDRYFLSELQRIIELEHRLDASNWKDLLQEAKVLGFSDEYIAEAVKLPEETIEDIRKSQRLKPVYKMVDTCAAEFTSATPYYYSSYEVEEESVVTECKSIVVLGSGPIRIGQGVEFDYATVHAVKAIREAGYEAIIINNNPETVSTDFEVSDKLYFEPLTTEDVMHVIEHEQPVGVMVQFGGQTAINLADSLVARGVKLLGTSLEEMDACENRNYFEARLHDIGLPMPEGKTAVSVEESLAIAEDIGYPVLVRPSYVLGGRAMEIVNTESELNHYMQRAVNVNRKHPVLIDEYITGTEIEVDVVCDGETAVVPGIMEHIERAGVHSGDSIAVYPPQKLSNEMKEIITDAAIRLAKGFHIRGLMNIQFVIQKDRLLVLEVNPRSSRTVPFISKVTGMNMANAATKAILGKSLKKQGFVEGLLPETSKVSVKVPVFSFAKLRSVDISLGPEMKSTGEVIGTDLTLEKALYKGLIASGIHIPTQGTVLITTADKDKTEAAQIAGRFHQIGYQLLATEGTAAFLKEQGIPSTVIGKIGTGEHDLLDVIEKGEADLIINTFTRGKQPARDGFRIRREAVERGIACLTSMDTASAVVKVLEMLTFSIEAVDSADHFNRKEVLL, from the coding sequence ATGCCGAAACGAACTGATATCAATAAAATCCTTGTGATCGGCAGTGGACCGATTATTATCGGTCAGGCAGCCGAATTCGATTATGCAGGAACCCAAGCCTGTCAGGCATTGAAAGAAGAAGGCTATGAAGTTGTGCTGGTCAACTCGAATCCGGCAACCATTATGACAGACACCACAACTGCTGATAAAGTTTATATGGAGCCTTTAACCGTCGATTTCCTGAGCCGGATCATCCGAAAGGAACGACCCGATGCGCTCTTAGGAACACTAGGCGGGCAAACCGGATTAAACCTTGCGGTGGAACTTCATGAATCCGGCATTCTTGATGAATACGGAGTAAAGCTCCTCGGAACTGAGGTCAGTTCAATCCGCAAGGCTGAAGACAGGGAAGCTTTCAGAAATCTGATGAACGAATTGCAGCAGCCTGTTCCGGAAAGCGATATCGTTCACAGTGTTGATGAAGCGAAGCGTTTTGCTGCTTCAGTCGGACTTCCTTTGATTGTGCGGCCCGCCTATACGCTTGGCGGAACAGGGGGCGGAATCGCTGATACCATGGAAGAACTTGAGATAATCGTTTACGGCGGACTGAAATCTAGTCCTGTGAATCAGTGTCTGATCGAGAAGAGCATTTCGGGATTTAAGGAAATAGAATATGAAGTGATGCGCGATGCCAACGATACAGCAATCGTGATCTGTAATATGGAAAATATCGACCCTGTAGGTGTCCATACCGGTGATTCCATCGTCATGGCACCATCACAGACACTGACGGATAAGGACTATCAACGCCTTAGAAATGCGTCTCTGGCCATTATACGAGCTCTGGAAATTGAAGGCGGATGTAACGTACAACTGGCGCAGGATCCACATAGTGATCAGTACTATATCATCGAAGTGAATCCGCGTGTCAGCCGCTCATCTGCACTGGCTTCAAAAGCTGCAGGCTACCCGATTGCGAAACTGTCCGCGAAGATCGCGGCCGGATACAGACTAGATGAGTGTATCAACCCAATCACGAAGGTGACTTATGCTAGTTTTGAACCGGCTCTTGATTATGTCGTGACGAAGATTCCGCGCTGGCCATTTGATAAATTCGATGCAGCCAATCGCTCATTGGGGACACAAATGAAAGCAACGGGTGAAATTATGGCGATTGGCAGAACCTTTGGCGAATCATTTCTAAAAGCGGTTCGTTCTGCAGAAACGGGATTTAACCACTTGATGCACCCTGATTTTATGAAAATGGACGTGGCAGAGCTCGAAAAAGCGGTAAGCAAACAGCACGATGAGCGGATTTTTGCTGTAACAGAAGGTCTGAGAAGAGGCTGGACAGTGGATCAGCTGATCGGCATGACGATGATGGACCGCTATTTTCTCAGTGAATTGCAACGCATTATAGAACTGGAACATCGACTGGATGCATCGAACTGGAAAGACCTTTTACAAGAAGCGAAAGTCCTTGGCTTTTCAGATGAATATATCGCAGAGGCGGTAAAACTTCCGGAGGAAACAATAGAAGATATACGAAAAAGCCAGCGGTTGAAGCCGGTTTATAAAATGGTTGATACATGCGCCGCAGAGTTCACCTCTGCAACACCTTATTATTACAGCAGTTACGAAGTTGAAGAAGAATCTGTTGTGACAGAGTGTAAATCCATTGTTGTATTGGGGAGCGGCCCGATCCGCATCGGACAGGGTGTGGAGTTTGATTATGCCACTGTTCATGCTGTAAAAGCGATACGTGAAGCTGGCTATGAGGCCATCATTATCAACAACAACCCTGAAACAGTCAGTACTGATTTTGAAGTGTCTGATAAATTATATTTTGAACCGTTAACGACCGAAGACGTGATGCACGTGATTGAACATGAACAGCCGGTAGGCGTTATGGTTCAATTCGGAGGACAAACGGCGATTAACCTGGCAGACAGTCTTGTTGCAAGAGGTGTGAAGCTCCTTGGTACGAGCCTTGAAGAGATGGATGCCTGTGAGAACCGCAATTATTTTGAAGCGAGACTTCATGATATCGGTCTGCCAATGCCGGAAGGGAAAACGGCAGTTTCAGTGGAGGAATCACTTGCGATCGCAGAGGACATCGGTTATCCCGTTCTAGTTCGTCCTTCTTATGTGCTTGGCGGAAGAGCGATGGAAATTGTCAATACCGAGTCCGAGTTGAATCATTATATGCAAAGGGCTGTTAATGTCAACCGAAAACACCCGGTGCTGATCGATGAGTACATTACCGGAACAGAAATTGAAGTGGACGTTGTCTGTGACGGAGAAACGGCAGTTGTTCCTGGAATTATGGAGCATATCGAACGTGCAGGAGTGCATTCGGGAGACTCCATTGCTGTGTATCCACCGCAAAAGCTGTCTAATGAAATGAAAGAAATCATCACCGATGCAGCGATCAGGCTTGCCAAAGGTTTTCACATTCGTGGGTTGATGAATATTCAATTCGTGATTCAAAAAGATCGCCTGTTGGTGCTTGAAGTCAATCCAAGATCAAGCAGAACGGTGCCATTCATCAGTAAGGTTACAGGAATGAATATGGCCAATGCAGCCACAAAAGCAATCTTAGGTAAATCATTGAAAAAACAGGGATTTGTAGAAGGTTTATTACCGGAGACAAGTAAAGTATCGGTGAAAGTCCCGGTCTTCTCATTCGCTAAGCTCCGCAGTGTGGATATTTCTCTTGGACCTGAAATGAAATCAACCGGAGAAGTCATCGGTACGGACCTGACATTGGAAAAAGCGCTTTACAAAGGATTAATTGCATCTGGAATTCACATTCCAACCCAAGGTACTGTCTTGATCACAACAGCGGACAAAGACAAAACCGAAGCTGCCCAAATTGCGGGACGTTTTCATCAGATTGGCTATCAGCTGCTTGCTACGGAAGGTACTGCAGCGTTTTTGAAAGAACAAGGCATTCCTTCAACGGTGATTGGCAAAATCGGCACAGGTGAACATGATCTGCTCGATGTGATTGAAAAAGGGGAAGCTGATTTGATTATTAACACCTTTACCCGGGGGAAACAACCGGCGAGAGATGGGTTTCGAATCCGGCGTGAAGCGGTTGAGAGAGGAATTGCCTGCCTGACGTCCATGGATACAGCCAGTGCAGTGGTGAAAGTGCTGGAAATGCTGACATTCAGTATCGAAGCGGTTGATTCTGCCGATCATTTCAATAGAAAAGAGGTATTATTGTGA
- the carA gene encoding glutamine-hydrolyzing carbamoyl-phosphate synthase small subunit — translation MKRKLILENGAVFMGTALGAKEDSFGEVVFQTGMTGYQEIMSDPSYAGQIITMTYPLIGNYGINRDDFESMKPALRGVVVKNAAKDPSHHLMRQSLDEWLRAIDVPGITGVDTRMLTRMIREQGAMRGAIVPFEENTTKVLEILKSTKPLAGQVREVSTKTTYANPGYGKRVVLIDYGMKKGILRDLLEQGYDVIVVPYNTTSKEILSYAPDGLVLSNGPGDPADIPEAIEALQDLIGMVPLFGICLGHQLLARACGAGTFKMKFGHRGSNHPVRDLSSGRIAITSQNHGYAIDAASLEQTPFEITHRNVNDDSVEGIRHRHAPAFSVQYHPEASAGPEDAKELFIQFDELMNQHAGRKYYAETN, via the coding sequence ATGAAACGGAAATTGATCCTCGAAAACGGGGCTGTCTTCATGGGTACAGCATTAGGAGCAAAGGAAGATTCCTTTGGTGAAGTGGTTTTTCAAACAGGCATGACCGGTTATCAGGAAATCATGTCTGATCCATCTTACGCGGGACAGATTATCACAATGACCTACCCATTGATCGGCAATTACGGAATCAACCGGGATGATTTTGAGAGCATGAAACCAGCGCTTAGAGGCGTGGTTGTCAAGAATGCAGCAAAGGATCCCAGCCATCATTTAATGCGACAATCACTGGATGAGTGGCTGAGAGCCATCGATGTTCCCGGTATTACAGGAGTCGATACGCGCATGCTGACCCGGATGATCCGCGAGCAAGGAGCAATGCGGGGAGCCATTGTGCCATTTGAGGAAAATACAACAAAGGTGCTTGAGATCTTGAAGAGTACAAAGCCTCTTGCAGGCCAGGTCAGGGAAGTATCGACGAAAACAACGTACGCGAATCCGGGCTATGGTAAACGGGTGGTTCTGATTGATTACGGGATGAAAAAGGGAATCTTAAGGGACTTATTGGAACAAGGATACGATGTGATTGTGGTTCCTTATAACACAACGTCAAAGGAAATCTTAAGCTATGCGCCTGATGGTCTGGTACTCAGTAATGGTCCCGGAGATCCTGCAGATATTCCTGAAGCAATCGAAGCACTGCAGGATCTCATTGGTATGGTACCGCTTTTTGGCATCTGTCTCGGTCATCAGCTTTTAGCGAGAGCATGCGGTGCTGGCACGTTCAAAATGAAATTCGGTCACCGGGGTTCCAACCATCCGGTGCGTGATCTAAGTTCGGGACGTATTGCGATTACTTCGCAAAATCACGGCTATGCCATTGATGCAGCATCACTGGAGCAGACGCCGTTTGAAATCACACATCGTAACGTGAACGATGATTCCGTTGAGGGCATCCGTCACAGGCACGCGCCAGCATTCAGCGTCCAATATCATCCGGAAGCATCTGCAGGACCGGAAGATGCAAAAGAACTGTTCATTCAATTTGATGAGCTTATGAATCAACATGCCGGGAGGAAATACTATGCCGAAACGAACTGA
- a CDS encoding dihydroorotase: MFMWYNHATVYSNGTWMKDVHVLVNEEDGTIDTITSVKPDESGIDVKGKWLIPGLVDLHVHLREPGGEAKETILTGTQAAAKGGFTTICAMPNTRPVPDTVETWTRINQMMKKDGFITALPYASITIRQLGEELVNVRGLKQAGAVAITDDGVGVKSAGMMYRAMQEAAKEDIPVVAHCEDISLVNGGAVHEGTFSQAHGIKGITSVSESVHIARDCLLAEATGAHYHVCHVSTKESVRVIRDAKRAGIRVTAEVTPHHLVLTDEDIPGDNSLYKMNPPLRSKADREALIEGLIDGTLDIIATDHAPHTKEEKEQPMIRAPFGITGFETAFPLLYTHLVQAGFISISQLIDWLTVKPAEVFQLQAGELYPGGYADFTIIDPEMIQEVDPASFLSKGKNTPFGGTHLTGWPVHTVHNGKVVYTRTGMGAEV; this comes from the coding sequence CTGTTCATGTGGTATAACCATGCAACTGTCTATTCAAATGGAACATGGATGAAAGACGTCCACGTATTGGTAAACGAAGAAGATGGAACCATCGACACCATCACATCTGTTAAACCGGATGAATCAGGGATTGATGTGAAAGGAAAATGGTTGATTCCAGGTCTCGTGGATCTTCATGTACATTTGCGAGAGCCCGGCGGAGAAGCCAAAGAAACGATTCTTACCGGAACACAAGCTGCCGCAAAAGGCGGATTTACTACGATTTGTGCTATGCCGAATACACGGCCTGTGCCGGATACGGTGGAAACATGGACGAGAATCAATCAAATGATGAAAAAGGATGGCTTCATTACCGCACTGCCTTATGCCTCAATTACAATCCGGCAGCTCGGTGAAGAACTGGTGAATGTCAGGGGGTTAAAACAGGCCGGAGCGGTGGCGATAACCGACGATGGGGTAGGCGTGAAATCTGCCGGTATGATGTATCGAGCGATGCAGGAAGCAGCAAAAGAAGACATTCCAGTTGTCGCGCATTGTGAAGACATCAGTCTCGTGAATGGCGGTGCCGTTCACGAAGGAACCTTCAGTCAGGCTCATGGAATCAAAGGGATTACTTCAGTCAGTGAATCCGTTCATATTGCTCGTGACTGCCTGTTAGCCGAGGCGACGGGAGCTCATTACCATGTATGTCACGTCAGTACAAAAGAATCGGTCCGCGTTATTCGGGATGCTAAACGAGCAGGAATTCGAGTAACAGCAGAGGTGACGCCTCATCATCTCGTGCTGACGGATGAAGATATCCCTGGAGATAACAGTCTGTACAAAATGAACCCACCGCTGAGAAGCAAGGCAGACCGGGAGGCATTAATTGAAGGATTGATCGATGGTACGCTGGATATCATTGCAACAGACCATGCCCCACACACAAAAGAAGAAAAAGAGCAGCCGATGATAAGAGCTCCCTTTGGAATTACTGGCTTTGAAACAGCATTCCCGCTGTTATACACTCACCTGGTTCAAGCAGGGTTCATCAGTATCAGTCAACTGATTGACTGGTTGACTGTTAAACCGGCAGAAGTATTTCAGCTGCAAGCAGGGGAGCTATATCCTGGTGGCTATGCAGATTTTACGATTATCGATCCGGAGATGATTCAGGAAGTGGATCCGGCCAGCTTTTTATCAAAAGGCAAAAATACGCCATTCGGTGGTACACATCTGACTGGCTGGCCTGTGCATACCGTACACAACGGAAAGGTTGTATATACACGAACAGGGATGGGGGCTGAAGTTTGA